TGCCTCAAACTAAGACATCCGTCAATCATTTTGCCCCTGCACAAATTCATATTTCAGGTGTAGCAGATACGCAAGCCGTTGCTGTATTGATGGATCAAAAACTAAATAAATGGCAACAATCTGTAGGCGCAGCGCAAAACCGCAGTTATAGCGATAATGATTAAGGACATACCATGTTAATGAGCCTCGGACAGTTTTTATTTAAAATCGATACATTGAGTTTCACCGAAATTCAGCGGCAACGTGCGTGGACATATGCTGAAAATGAAGTGGCTACAGGCAGAGCCAAAAAGCAATACACAGGTGTAGGCTCAGATACCGTTACTTTACCGGGTCTCATTTATGAAGAATATGGATTCGGGCGTCGATATGCGATTGATGAACTTGCAAGCATGGCCAGTACAGGTCAAGGCTTTGTACTCATGGATGGCAGTGGATATTTATACGGTGTCTACGTCATCGACAATATTGATGAAACCAAGAGTTATCTTTTAGACAATGGCGTTCCTCGAAAAGTCGATTTCACTATAAAACTTTCTCGAACCGATGATGAGCGCATCGAGGAGCAAACCGCACCTGAAACCACCAATGAGGTGGTGACATGATCAAGACGCCAACATGCCTGATTACTGCAGACAATAAGCCTTTAAATGATTTAATTCTCAGTCGAATTATCAGCGTAACTGTAACGGATAATCGTGCAAATGAGGCCGATGAGCTCAGCATTGTGCTTGATGACAGTGATGGCATTTTAGAGTTACCAAAACGTGGCGTACGACTCAATTGTAAAATGGGTTTTATCGGTGAAGAACTGCACGATAAAGGCGACTTTATTGTTGATGAGACAGAATGGTCAGGTTCACCCGATCAAATCACCATCAAAGCATCGAGTGCCAATTTTAAAAGTGATATCAAAGTCGCTCAGTCCAAATCTTATCACCGTAAAACCTTTGGTGAAGTTGCCACTAATATTGCACAAAAACATAGCTTGCAATTGATCATGACCAGCGAATTAAAAGCCATCAATCTACATCATATTGACCAAACCAATGAATCAGATCTCAATCTACTGGCACGGTTAGCCAAGCTCAATGGTGCTGAAATGGCGGTGAAGAAAGATCGTTTATTGATATTTAAAGCAGGTACAGCCAAATCCGCTTCAGGTCAAGATTTAGCTTCGATCACTTTGACCAGGAGCGATGGAGATCAGTTCAGATACAGTGAACACGATCGTGAATCAGATTACACCGGTGTGACTGCAGGTTATCAGAATACTGGCAAGGCTAAACGTGAAATCGCTCATTCAGGTCAGGCAGGAAAAGTAAAAAGAATTAAAGGTACGTTTGCCAATAAAGCCGAAGCTGAACGTGCAGCACAAGCAAAAATGGCAGAGATTAAACGCCAAATGGCAAAGTTCAGCATCAACCTTGCATTGGGCATGCCTGAAATCAGTACAGAGTCCCCTGTCAAACTAGATGGTTTTAAAAAGGAAATTGATCGATTGGAATGGATCGTTGAAAAAGCTACGCATACATACAACAAGTCCAAAGGATTAATCACGCAATTAGAACTTGAATCAAATTTAAATTGAGGTAAACCAATATGAAGGCCACTATAAAAATAGGTGATAGTTTTGCTGTACCCATTCAATTCTACGACACTAAAACTAATCTCGGCATGATGCTGAATGATGATATGAAAATTTCGGCAACAATTATCAATTCTTCACAACACGTTATTGCAAAGCCAGTCGTAACTTTACTTGAACAAGCTGGCATGATCTTGCTTGAAGTACCTGTTTCAATTACTAAAGATTGGAAAATCGGTACTGCACAGCTTGATATCAAATTAGAGATAAATGATCGTGTTCGTCACTCTGAAAATATTCAATTTCAGATTCTGCGGAGTATCACAGCATAATGAATATTGGACTTAAATTGTTTTGGACAAATAGTCCAATGCCTGTGGATCAGAAACTTGATCATCCTGATATTGTTTTAAGTGTTCCGTTCGGCAACGTTTTAATTATGAATTCAAACAACATCGAAGACACACCTGCTGACAACAAACTGTATTGTCGCAAGAACTCAAAGTGGTTTGAGCTTCCTGAAGTTGATTATTCAAATTATTACAATAAGTCAGAAGTTGATGCGCTGGTCAGTGGTCGTGAAATTAATGAAGGTACTATTCAAACAATCAATGCCACCTATGTTGACCAACTATTAACATATGCACCGACGGAAATTTCTAAGCCTTATACAGGGAAACAAAGTGCTTATTTATATGTAACAGCAGCAATTAACAAAGAAATTATTCTTGATTTATCGCTCGGACTCTCAAGCATTCGGAATATGTCATTTGTTATATCGGCTGCATCCGCAGCAGAATTGATTTTTTTTGAAAGCCCAATTTACTTAAGTTGGAACGGGTTACACATTTCAAGATCTATTGAATCTGGTAGTCGTTACGGTGAAAGTTTTAACGGATTTTTTGGTGACTTAACCAATGAAGAACTTAAAGACTATAAAATATCATTTAAAGTAATCAAAAATGGAATTGTTTCAAAGCTCATTAATTCAAGTAATGACGTTGTAGCAGAACAAAAATATTTCGCATTGAGTGCACACACGGGTAATATTTTATTGTGTTTATCCAGTGAGGATACATGGGGGGTTTATCCCAATCAAAATGATGATCCACTCTATGGCGCTATTCCATCAGCCATAGTAAAAATTCAAAATTAATTATTCCATTATAAATAAGCCTTCATATTTGAGGGCTTATTTATAATATTTTTCAACATTCTTTTGATGAATTTTCCAACTAATAAACATTAACACAACTAAAATACCAATAGGTACAATCCACATACCCAAGCCTACGTAATTGGAATGTTTAATAATAAAATTTTGATAAGGTGTAGTCCCCATAATTTGAAAATTAGCAATTGCATAAATAATTTTTGGATAAAGCCAACTTACTCCCATCACAATCAAACAGCTCAATATCATCAAATAACCAGGACCAGGGAATCTACTCATCACAGCAGAATGAAATTCCATCCATTCTTGTAATTTTTCTCTCATTATTCAATTCCAACCCATCTTACAAAATCATCTTCAGTAATGATCTTGATATTCACTCCATCCTTTTGCCACTTCTTTGCTTGTTCAAACTTACGACCGTAGCTTACATGCGCCCATGCTGTATTACCTTTATTACAGATCACAAGGTAATTCACACTCATGGTCATATCATCAACAAACTTAGCCCCATTATTCTGAACCAAATCCTTCCATTCACTCTTTTTAAACCGTGACGAAGCACCTGTAAAACAATACACAGCATCTTCAAGCTGTAACTGACCTTTATAAAAATCAGGATTATCCTCACTTTCAACAACTTTTTTTAGCTGACCATGATTGTCAACATCAACATAACGAGCAATGAGTTTATTAATCGAACTGATCTGAGCATCAGTTAAATCCTTATTAATTCGTAAAGGTTTTAATGCGGTAAATACTTCTTGATAAAGTAAATCATCTTCCAAGTGATCATTATCTTTTAACCACAGATTCAAAAAAGATAACTCACTTATTGTCAGGCTCCGATCACAAACCAAGCCTGCTAAGATGCCATGCAACCTTTGCACATCAGCCGTATGCTTCTTATAAAATTCGTTTGACTTGAATAGCTGTAAAACTTTAAAAAAATTATTCTTTTCTTCATCGGAAATACCATCAACAGTTGTTATTTCGGACAATTTTTTAAATAGTCTTTCAAAATGAGGGTCATGCAGCTCAGCCAAACTATTATGCCATTCGATTATTGCCTCAATTTCCTTAACATTTATTTTTCCATCAATCGCAATCCCCTCAATAAAGCCTAAAAATGAGTTGATATTTTTATCTTTAATGGCATTTGCCATATAGCTATCTATTATTTGTTTTTTTGTCATTTTTCTAACTTTGCACGATTTATAACAATGTTGAATTTACAACAACTAAATTAAAATTGATACTATGCATTAGCTCAAAATGAACCAATGGATAAGGTCATCATGACACTATGCATGAGCTCATTTTGACACTTTCTTCTTTATATAAATAGAATAAAGAATAGAGATATAAAAGAATGAAATTTTCACACCTGAGTTGACTTAAAAAAAAATCATCGTTATATTGCAAACATCACAGCGAAACTGTGAACGGGCGTGAGAACCTGTTTTATCATCAAACGGTGCAAAATAAAGTCGCACTAAGCGGCATTTTTTTGCCCACTGTTTAGTCAGTCGTTATGACAGGCTATGCAGGGCAGCCTTGTGCTGGTCGCAACCGTTTGAGCGATATTCTCACCCCTGTGTAGTCTGTCACCATTACCGTGAGAAGTAATGATGATGGGTTTTAAAACTTATCAAACGGAAAATGACCATGAACACTCAAAACAAAAGTGTGCATTCAGCACCTGCATATCAAAACCTAGACACCCTCTGCATTCAACGCTTACATGCGTCTGATTTCGCCCAACCTCAAAAACTCAGCACTCAAATTTTGAAATTTCTTCGTTCTAAAAAACGAGGTTAAATCATGCCTAGAAAAATCTATATTCAAACCGAACTAGGCACTGAAAAATGTTGCCCCATGTGTAACGACTACTTCCCTTTTGACGAAGAATTTTATTTTAAAAATGGCTTTAAAAACGGTGTTCAAAAGTGGGCGGCTCGCTGCAAAGACTGCTACATGCAGTCTTATCGTACGGGGTATGACATATGAAAAACATACTCCTTCAAAACAAAGAATATCCCATTATTGCCTCGCCTATGCTCTGCAAAGAGCTAGGCTTGCCTGCTGCATCTTTCTTACAAAAGCTCTATTACTTACTCAATGAAACAGGCAAATACAAACGTAAGAAAAATCTAACCCAACACAACAACCGCAAGTGGTGGTTTCATACATTTGAGGAATGGGCATCAACACTCGGTTTATTCAGCCTTTCAACCATCAAACGTGCCGTGGCAAAGCTGAAAGAATTGGGTTTAATTGAAATCAATAAGCTAGATTCAAACAAATCTATGCGAGTCAATTACTACGCAATCAACTATAAAAAACTAAAAGATTTATTCGGGATCTGTGTAGCCAAATCAAAACATGAACCTAGGCCAGTTCCTCAGACTGAAAAACCTCAGGGCACTGACCAACCACAAACTCCTGAAGCGACATCTGAACAAATCAGCACCATGCCTGAAATCAATCGTCAGCTTTACCGCCAATTACGCAAGTTCAAACTCGACATTGCTTATGACAATCCCCTGCTCTTAGATTGGCAAAATCATCATCGGGAAGTACTTGCTTATGTAGCCTCAGCAAGTAACCGACTCAATATCAATAGATGGCAATGGCACACGCCTGAACAAGTCATGCCTGCACATTTGATAAGGATTTAAAAATGACAATTTCAAAAATAATTCTTAGAGTTAAAAATCCGCACAACAATAAGCGACAACTCTTTGTTTCTTCAAAAAAACTTTATAATCTCATCAATCCAGATGTGTCTTATAAAACCTTTATTGAAACCAATGTTACCTGGTCAAAGTTAAGAGCAAAAATTGATTACCATTATAATCAACAATTTGACTGCTACAATTTAAGCATCAGCGCAGTTCAAGCCATTCTAATACTTGAAAATACGGAAAGAAGTTGGTCACTTTTCAATGAATTATCCGATCTCATAAACATTGGTTTTTCAACCATTAATTAACAATCAAATCAGGGTAACGCAATGAATAATGGGTAGTGCTAAAAACCAACGTGTAATAATTCATTTATATATTTTAATATCAATAACTTATTATTTTTATCACGTCGTATTCATGCACTACCGAATAATGAAATCAATGAAGAAACAATTTATGAAATCAAGAAATTACTCATTAAACTTAACTTTTTATCAAAATGTTCTATTGATCCTTCAATCAAACCAATTGAAATAGAAAAAATATTTGAAAGCTTATCAGATGATGCTCACTCAATTTTAAGCAAAATATAAGTCGATAAAAAAGCTCCTTTTAAGGGAGCTACTTTAAATTTTTGACCGAATATAATCACTATAATTCGAAATCCCCCCGCTCTTTTGACTAGCTGAAACCCTAGCTTCTTTTTCAATCTTTAATACTCTATGCTCTTGTTCTGCCTTATAAAATTTCTCTAAAAATAGTTCAGTATTATCCATAGTATAATTCAAATTTAAAAATAGAAAACCTGTTGGAAAACTAATAATCATAAAAAATAAAGGAAAAAATAAAGTCTAAAATATTTGTAGAAACTGACATCATATAAGCAAAGAAAATACTTAAAAACATCAACAACCAAAATAAAATAACAAATAAAATCTTTGAAGTTCTTTTTGTCTTTTTTATTTTTAATTTATTATCTAAATAATAAAGACTATTTTTATTACTAAATTGAAATTCAAAACAATTCTGTAGGTCCTCAGTTCGATTATATTTTAAGTAACCTTTTTTAAACCCAGACTCAAATAAAAATATCATCTCATCCAATTCAATCAGCTTGTATTCATGAAACATAAATAGCAAATCGACCAAAAAAGAATCTACATTTTTATTTCCTACCGCATCACGTGCAGCATTATCTTTAACTATTTTAGAATATTGATGATCATTTTTTTTAAAAAATTTTTCATCATATTCCAAGCTAGATTTAAATCGTTTCTCTAAATTATTTTCATGAAAATTAGCTAATTCTTTGCTCTTTAATAAAGCCATTGAAATAGCCGCACACGCACTCACCAATGCAGCAATAGATTCTGGTGACATAATAGCTACTTCCTAGTAATAAGAATAAAAATCATATTGATGCACAGACTATAATAATCAGCATTTTGGATAAGCAGCTACAAATGCTTTAGCTAAATAAACAAGCCCTTCTTTCTGATCATCAGCTACTAACTCATATAATTCGGTCAAGATGTTTTTAGAATTTATATTTTCTTTTTCACCAAACAAAACATACGACATATCGAAGCCAACATTTGCCAAAGCATAAATTTGATCCTGATTAAGTGGATCCCCATGCTTTTCATAACGAATCCATGAAGCCTCACGCACATCCACAATTTCAGCAGCACCAACTTGAAGAAGTTTAAGACGCTTTCTTTCTTCTTTCAGACGATTTGCACGATTTTTTGTAGAAAAATTATCATTCATCGAATAATCACCATTGTAAACTTCTGTATATCGAAGTAATATTATCTATATAACATTTTAACAAAGTTCTAACTTAACCACAGTTAAAAACCTGTCAACAGATTAAAAAAGGTAAAAAAATCATGATCTCAACTGACCCAATAAAAGAAGTTCAAATTAGCTTTCGGACTACTCCCGAAATCAAAAGACTTGCCCGTATCGAAGCAGCTAAACAAGACATGAGCCTAAATGAGTGGATCAAACATTTAGTCGAAGCAAATTTCACTACAACTAAAATTTCTTCCCCTGCTCAAAAACAATCATAAATTACGGGTTCTGGGGGATTCATGCCAAGTAGCCTTTCTGAAACATATGGACACATTTTTAATGAAAAAATTTGCTGTCCAGTCTGTGACAAGCCATTAAAGATTTTGGGAACGGTGGTTTATTTGGAAAATCCCAAAGGTTATGTAGGTGAGTGTCGGGAGCTGACATGCATGACTCTGGTTCATTTTCACATTCAAATAACAAATGTGATTGCTCCAAGTCGTTTAATCAAAACAGTTAAGGAATTGAACGATGAGTAAATCAATTGGTTTTTATTGCCCCCACTGTGGCATTCGTATGCACGTATCAAGTCGTAAAAGACCATCCCCTCTTCTTCATGAACTCATTGTGTCTTGTCGTAATGATCAATGTCTTGCAAGTTTTGCAGCAAGCCTAGAAATGACTCGACCAATACAAAACAGCATCAACCCAAACCCTGAAATTGAAACAGGGCTCCCACAGCACAAACGTCAATGGGAGACGGAACTCGAACATCATTTAACAAGTTTAGAAATACAAACCCAAATTGATGAACATCAAAAAAATTATGTTGAAGGCTTTATCTCTGCGCTATTTCATTCATCAACCATTGATTTGACCAGAGCATCGACATATCGCAATCGCCTTCAACAAATTAAACTCTTATAGGTTTTTAAATGGATCTTCAACGTCGTATCGATGACAGACTCAACCAACTTTTTAACTTTAAAAGAGTCGGTGAATGGTATCGCCAAGGTCGCTGTCCAAACTGTCATGAAAAAGAACTCTACACCCATGCAGAAACACCACGCATGGTGAAATGTGGACGAATCAATAAATGTGGCTATGAAGAATACGTTAAAGATATCTGTGAAGAATTTTTTAAAGATTGGTCAGAATATCACCCTAAAACACCTGAGAATCCAAATGCGGCTGCAGATGCATATTTGAGAGATGGCCGTAGCTTCGACCTCAAAAACTTAAAAGGCAGATACACACAGGAACTTTACCAATCCCCTAAAAATAGAAGCCTGGTCAGTGCCACAGTTCGCTTTAAATTAGCTGAAGGTATTTATTGGGAACGTATCATCGACCGTCCAGATCGCTTTGGTCGTCAGAAAGCCAATTTCATAGGAAAATGGACAGGCTTAGCATGGTCAATACATGAGTTAGATGAACTCTGTCATGCAGGTAGTATTTGGATTACAGAAGGTATATTCAATAGTATTGCCCTTTCACAGTCAGGCATTATCAGCATGAGTAATATGAACAGTGGCAATTATCCATCGCAAATATTGGATGCCATCAATAAACGCTGTCATGAACTGAATAAAGCTAAACCACGTTTGGTATGGGCATTAGACAATGATCAAGCAGGTAAAAAGTTTTTACCTAAACACCATAAACATGCCATCGATCAAGGTTGGATCTCAACCGCTGCCCTACCACCTGTACCCATCAATGGAAAATCACTCGACTGGAATGATCTTTTTCAGCGTGATCAACTCAACGAAAAAGACCAGGAGAAATATCTCCATTTTGGCAAGCTTCAAATTGTAGAAACACCTGAAGAAGCAGGACTACTCATCTACAATTTTTATGGTAGCAACCTCAGTAAATTCTTTTTTAATCATAAGTTCCGTACCTACTGGTGGGAACTCGATTATGAAAAATATAACAAAGCTGTCCAATACGTTGAGGAAACCCAACAAGAACAAATGCTCTCTGAAGAGGAAGTACGCATTCAGGCATTAAAAACCTGTTCTTCAGCCAAAGAAATCTGTAATGCACAGCTTGAACCCCTATATTTTCAACGCAATGAAATCACAGATGAATCTTGGTATTACTTCCACCTACAAAGCCCATGGGGTGAAACCAAAACGACGTTTACTGCAGAACACATGGCTTCACGCAGTAAATTTAAGCCCCGTGTCATGTCTGTGCTTTCAGGTGCCATGTGGACAGGCAGTGATCAACAGCTAGAAACATTTATTAAACGTAAAACTGAAAAATTACGAGAAGTTAAAACAATTGATTTCATTGGCTACAGTAAAGATTATCAAGCCTATATCTTTGACCAATACGCTGTGCATAACGGGCAAGTTATCCCCAAAAATGAACATGATTTTTATAAAACAGGAAAGAAAGAGCTTAAATCTTTAGCCAACTCCCCTGTTATTCACCTCAATCCAAAGAAAGAATTTCAAGCCACATGGTGGAAAGACTTCTACAGCTTAAATGGTGCAAATGGCCTGATCATTCTCGCATGGTGGACAGGAACATACTTTGCAGAGCAGATCCGTGCACTTAACTCCTCATATCCATTTTTGAATTTGTGGGTCAAGCCGGTGCAGGTAAATCGACGCTACTTGAATTGTTATGGAAGTTTAGCGGTCGTGAAGCTTATGAGGGCTTTGACCCTAACAAATCAACCAGTGTGGCAATTTATCGTAACTTTGCTCAAGCCTCAAATATGCCTATTGTCCTGATTGAGGGCGATCGTAATGATTCAAATGGCAATGTCCAAAAAGCCAAATTTAGTTGGGATGAACTTAAAGATGCCTTCAACGGTCGAGCAATTCGCTCTAAGGGCTTAAAAACAGCAGGTAATGAGACCTATGAGCCTCCTTTCCGTGGGTGCAATCATGATTAGCCAAAACACGCCAATTCAAGCCTCTGAAGCGATTCTATCCCGTACCTTACACATTACAGTGACGACCAAAGGTCATAATTTAGAAAAGAAACGAATTGCCGATGGTCTAACCCGTATTTCCTTAGAAGACGCATGTACCTACATGACGCACTGCTTAAAAAATGAAGCCAAAATTCTGCAAACCTATACAGAAAATATTCAGGTGCTCGAAGAAGAGTTTCATCAAAAAGGTATCACCCATACTCGTATTGCTCTGTGTCATGCCCAAGTATCAGCCATGATCGATGCACTTGAACAACACGTTTTAAAAGGTGTGATCGATCTAGAAGAAATCTGCGATGCAAAACGCATTTTAGAATTAATGGCACGAGAGCGTGTAGAGCAATTGGGAAGCGATCATCCGATGGTACAGCAGTTCTGGGATGCCTTTGAATATATGAATGTCAGCCGTAGTGCATCATTCAATTTGAACCATCATGATCACGATGCCCAGTGCATCGCAATCAATCTCAATGAAGTTTACAAAGTAGCAGCTCGAAACTATCAATCGCTACCTGATATCAATGAGATGCGAACCCTACTCCGCTCAAGTCGACGCTATAAATTTTTA
This genomic window from Acinetobacter sp. TGL-Y2 contains:
- a CDS encoding phage tail protein: MLMSLGQFLFKIDTLSFTEIQRQRAWTYAENEVATGRAKKQYTGVGSDTVTLPGLIYEEYGFGRRYAIDELASMASTGQGFVLMDGSGYLYGVYVIDNIDETKSYLLDNGVPRKVDFTIKLSRTDDERIEEQTAPETTNEVVT
- a CDS encoding contractile injection system protein, VgrG/Pvc8 family, which translates into the protein MIKTPTCLITADNKPLNDLILSRIISVTVTDNRANEADELSIVLDDSDGILELPKRGVRLNCKMGFIGEELHDKGDFIVDETEWSGSPDQITIKASSANFKSDIKVAQSKSYHRKTFGEVATNIAQKHSLQLIMTSELKAINLHHIDQTNESDLNLLARLAKLNGAEMAVKKDRLLIFKAGTAKSASGQDLASITLTRSDGDQFRYSEHDRESDYTGVTAGYQNTGKAKREIAHSGQAGKVKRIKGTFANKAEAERAAQAKMAEIKRQMAKFSINLALGMPEISTESPVKLDGFKKEIDRLEWIVEKATHTYNKSKGLITQLELESNLN
- a CDS encoding BRCT domain-containing protein gives rise to the protein MTKKQIIDSYMANAIKDKNINSFLGFIEGIAIDGKINVKEIEAIIEWHNSLAELHDPHFERLFKKLSEITTVDGISDEEKNNFFKVLQLFKSNEFYKKHTADVQRLHGILAGLVCDRSLTISELSFLNLWLKDNDHLEDDLLYQEVFTALKPLRINKDLTDAQISSINKLIARYVDVDNHGQLKKVVESEDNPDFYKGQLQLEDAVYCFTGASSRFKKSEWKDLVQNNGAKFVDDMTMSVNYLVICNKGNTAWAHVSYGRKFEQAKKWQKDGVNIKIITEDDFVRWVGIE
- a CDS encoding helix-turn-helix domain-containing protein, whose product is MNDNFSTKNRANRLKEERKRLKLLQVGAAEIVDVREASWIRYEKHGDPLNQDQIYALANVGFDMSYVLFGEKENINSKNILTELYELVADDQKEGLVYLAKAFVAAYPKC
- a CDS encoding toxin-antitoxin system HicB family antitoxin; its protein translation is MISTDPIKEVQISFRTTPEIKRLARIEAAKQDMSLNEWIKHLVEANFTTTKISSPAQKQS
- a CDS encoding ogr/Delta-like zinc finger family protein; this translates as MSKSIGFYCPHCGIRMHVSSRKRPSPLLHELIVSCRNDQCLASFAASLEMTRPIQNSINPNPEIETGLPQHKRQWETELEHHLTSLEIQTQIDEHQKNYVEGFISALFHSSTIDLTRASTYRNRLQQIKLL